Part of the Brevibacillus brevis genome is shown below.
AAAGTAGTCAAAATAGGTTTCCGGAAAGCGCCGTTCGCTCCCCAACCAGAAAGAAGGCTCGACGACAACGCGCACTCCTGCCAGGCTCATGCGTTCGTAATCATCTGTCGTCCTGGAGTAACAGTGAATATGCGGATCAAATATTTTCATTGAGCTCTCCCCTCCCTATTGGAAAAACGGTTGTAAATATGATAGGGACTGCTTGGCGGCATGCACTGGATCGTTTGCGTATGTATAAAGTTCAATGGTCACGAAACCCTGGTACTCAATGTCTCGAAGTTCATTTGCGATCTTGAGGAAATCGATGGTCCCCTCGCCCGGAATCAGGTGATAGTGTTTTCGCTGGTCAATGTCTTCCAGATGGATGTTCCATATGCGTTTGCCAAACCGCTGGATGATTTCTCCCGTCTCCTCCCCGATGACTACGGAGTGCCCGAGATCCAGATTCACGCCTAATCGATCAGAGCCCATCACTTCGATCAGGTGAAGCAGTTCTTCCGCATTTTCAATCAACAATCCAGGTTCATACTCTACCCCGACATTGATTCCCGATTTTTCGGCATGCTCCAAGATTTCTTTTAAAGATTCCTGCAAATAGTGCAGTGCCTGTCGCGGCGGATTCCCCGGCAGGCACGAACCGCTTGTGATGCTGATATTGCCTGCACCCAGCTCTGCAGCCAGCTCCATGCATTGCTTGGTGTAATGGATTCGTTTTTTCCTGGTTTCGCGATTGGAATTACAGAGGGAGGGTTCAAAGGTAGGCTCACCGGTAGGATCGGAAAAAAATCCGCCAGCCGTATTGGCGTTGATATTGGAGATCGACAGTTTGTTCCATTGGAGGAGATGCTTGCACTCTTGTACCCATTCGGCACGAGGATTGGGCGGAAATGCATGGGGGACATCGGCCAGTATCTCGACGCCCGAATAGCCTGCATTCCCGATTTCAATGATCGCCTGTTTCAACGAGGTTCTCGTAAAGGCATTTGTACTAAAGGCTAATTTCACATCGTCCCTCCTTCTTAAAATGACCCATTCAATACCCCTAAAAAGTATATTTTGCGAATCCTTCCTTATTCCCTAAATAAATGGGCCGGTTTGTCCATCATGTAAGCAGTTGTTCGGTCTGTCTCGCTGCCTTCACCTTTCTTGTCATCGTTCTTAGGTACCCTTCGGCCATGAAAAACAGCCCTCTCGTCGAAAGAGGGCTCATTCTCACCCGGTTTGCATCCGCTCTGTCAGAAAGCGATGATGCTGTGCGGGATCACTCCACGGTCCCGGAATATAGTAAGGTCACTTCCGGGTCACGATCCTTCTACAGGCATGCATTCACAAGGATGTAGCAGCTCCCCTCTTTGACGTGAACGCTCACATGGGATCCGCAAGGGAGCGATGGAGCACTTGCTGGACGAAGTTCCCCATGCCCGCCTTAAGCAGCGGCATGATTGGATCCAGTCTCTCGCGGATCAAGGCCCGTTCGGCAGAGCTTAGCTTGGCAAAGGCGCGGACGAAACTGTCTTCCGTTATGTTCGGATAGTTCACCGCTACACAAAACCCGTGGGCATGATACCCTACGTTGTCGTGATGAAGATGGACCGAGAATATTGGTTCGCTGGCATCTCCGACGGTTCGCGTGATTTCCTTGATTTCAATCTCCTTGTACCGAAACGGCTCAGTCGAGTCAACCTGATACAGGATGTCACCGGCTTGCAATCTCGTAATGTTCAGATTCGGGTTGATCCGTCTGGCTGCAGCAGGCGAAATTGCCTTCCACCCCTCCTTTGTGAGGAATGGGTGCGATGCATTGAAGAAAGGAGGATAATCGTTGATTCCGTACAACAGCTCGTTCTGCTCCAAATCCCAGATGACGCTTTGGCTGCTGCGGCGGACAACGACGCCGTCGCGTCCATAGAGAGCATCGCCTTCCGCGACTTGTTCTATCGGCTTACTCGTTCCATCCGCGAGCAGAACGGGCGTCCCTTTTGTGAAACAGCACCCGCTTCCCCCTCCTCCACTGTGAACATCTTCAACATTTTGCGGGAGGGCGCCGGTAATAAATTCATAGTGGGAGCTATGCAGCCAGTCCGCAACCGGAATTCCATACGTATACTGACTCGGGACCTGAGTTGTTGTGCAATGAGCGGCCATCCCGCCCCCGCAGCCAAGCGTTTCCGTTCGGGTACCCGTCACTTTTGATTGATTAATCGCAGACTGAACCTCGCCCATGAACGTTTGCTCGCTGTACTTGCTCGCAAGCATATATTCATAGATCGTCCAGGGACTATGCGCACTTTTCGTTTGCAGAAGCTCGTCCCAGTACTTGGTTACACGCTCTGATTCACCGGGAGCCAGACGATGCACTTTATAGAAGAGCAGGTAGAGCTTCTGGTAAAATCCATTCGGATCCGCATCGAAGGTCAGCACCTCCTTGGCGGCGAATACCGGGTCGGTGAGGCGGGCAGCGAGTCGCTGCCCCCATAGGTCGGGCTTGTCGTCCAAGTACCTTTGGAAAGACACCCCGTTCATCGAGCAATACGCAGGAAAAAGCGCTTCATAATTGGCTCGCGCCAGCGCGACGAAGGCATCCGAGTCGGGCTGAAGCGTTTGAGCGATGACGGCCTTTGCCTTGTTTCCATCAACAGTTCGTGCGAAGCCGTGCTGAGAAGTATGTGCGAGGGCAAGTGCAACTAAAGCAGACGCCGTTTTGCCGATCCATCCATCTGTATCGCGGGCCTGAACCGGTGGTGCTCCTGCATGGCTGAAAAACGTGTTGTGTACTGCCGGATGCGCCTTGAGCTGTGCGGTGAAGCAGGCGCCTGTTTGTTTCCGCACCTCATGATCATCCATCGCGATAAGCAGGTTGATGTCGTCTTGTTCCGGATATTCGAGAGCGTCCGACGTAATCGCTGATCCTGCCTTCATTACGGATAGAAAGCGGGCGCTGACACTCATGGCAAATCCCCCTTGCTTTGCAAGATATAAGACATGGCTGCCTTTTGTAGCCGCCAGTCGATTCCTTCACCGGTTTCGACGCTTCCAGTCCAAGCATAAGGCTTGTCTCCTGTTGGATCGGCGCAGGTCGAGGAGACTGTACCGGTAAAACTCCTGCCATCGGCATCGATAACGGCTTGCGCCATCAGATACATACCGGCATTGGCCGCACAGGTGATTTCCGAAATGGCCGTCAGGTCAAGCGAGACGATTAGCTTGTCACCGGGCTCCATCGTCAGGGCTGCATACAAGCGATAATCCTCATTGTTCAAGCGAATCATCGGCACTGGAGCCGCAGATTCCGGCGGCCAGGAAAAGCCAATTTCAAGCGGAAGCCCCGCATTCCACTTACTGGAAATTCCACGACCGGTGGAGATCCGGGTATGATAAACGGCGGTAATCGGTGCGACTGCCAGTATGGCGAGTGTTTCAGGTATCGGATCAGGTCTCATGGGTTAGCCGGGGACAGCCTGGCTACCTCAATGTGAAACGAAGCCGCCTTCGTCTGGATCGCAGGGAGGCTGTCAACGAACGGGATGCCTACATCATTCATAAAGTCGTCGACCGGGTTGTCCGGTTCCTCGAAGAAGTTGGCGAGGACGCTCAAAACCATGCCGGCGATGGCGAGCACAGCTCCGGCGATCGGCAGGAAGCTGGTGGTGACGAACAGGTCCACCACCAGACAGACAGCTGCCAGGAAGTTGGCTGCAAAAATAAGCGAGTCAAATACGATGGTCGACACCGAACCCTTCTTCTTGATATCATCGATCAATTGCCAGAGTGACCAGCCTGCCATGGCTGCTGCAATCACAGCTCCCAGCGCTTTGACGGATTGGGTTAAATATTTGTTGTTGAAGAACTCCGCAAACATCGAGCCCTTTCCAACAGCACCAGCTTCAGCGCCTTCCGCTGCGGCGATCACCTCCTCCATTTGCTGGCACGCCGCATTCACAAAACCGCCGTCCGCTTCGCTCACCACATCTCCGATTTCCCCGATGGAAGTCTGCTGCTCCTGTGAGAAAAATTTGTCGAGGAGCTTGTTATAGGTAGCCATTGTCAAGCTCTTCGTGCCATTGTAGAGGACAGGAACCGCATCGAAGGCTTGGACTACCGTTTGAGTGCACTGGGTAATGAATTCGGCTTTTTCTACATCGCTCATTTTGTCCCAGCTCCCTTTCACAAGAGCGGTAATGATTGACGCGATGCCTCCAATCCATGCGACCACAAGGAAAAGCTTCGATGCTTTGACGAGCTTTGGATATTTCTGTGCGATTTGCTGGAAGCCTTCCTCCATCTGTTCGACTTCCTTAAACAGAGTGGTGGCAA
Proteins encoded:
- a CDS encoding sugar phosphate isomerase/epimerase family protein encodes the protein MKLAFSTNAFTRTSLKQAIIEIGNAGYSGVEILADVPHAFPPNPRAEWVQECKHLLQWNKLSISNINANTAGGFFSDPTGEPTFEPSLCNSNRETRKKRIHYTKQCMELAAELGAGNISITSGSCLPGNPPRQALHYLQESLKEILEHAEKSGINVGVEYEPGLLIENAEELLHLIEVMGSDRLGVNLDLGHSVVIGEETGEIIQRFGKRIWNIHLEDIDQRKHYHLIPGEGTIDFLKIANELRDIEYQGFVTIELYTYANDPVHAAKQSLSYLQPFFQ